One Lucilia cuprina isolate Lc7/37 chromosome 4, ASM2204524v1, whole genome shotgun sequence DNA segment encodes these proteins:
- the LOC111676523 gene encoding zinc finger protein 700-like: MEINITWNICRVCLVEEPKKQGLATDEGSIMRHLFNEDKMLAKQIYECSGIMMKPNDSLPEKICKKCFAMVKQAMNFRKNCRSSDAFLQSVLQRTKSTSILFKPERPQLEDFEEDVEETIEEDKNESINTVEASTTVKKAEQKRSTTPLEHTPKKLRKDSLTNEINSNTDDLIAHEIEEEEMTEQDLHNIVEMEEILQPNVIEENHKHKVGEKGDNTNIDKQTVNKLKVKGSKDDSSQKQLQDFQIDEVNAEKELNQMEEENSAEINNQEFFLLKHIKDENETNLHDANNDDDVEEEEQQEEHIETDEQEDQENVQFLPLEDEPEEVEEQLMLNSDSDMEDNQAQVSSTVITKQEEEEEEAEAGFIELEQETNSNLSNASHNLSTEYIVDEYLIDDSNNSNISSQNSGVVVVNSKISKFVTTTSKKRQTDPDKTNHKDVTQQQPQVFVCDLCGNTFTSRQLINAHMKVHRQEKNHQCELCFKRFITACNLQAHMRIHTGEKPFECQYCGRRFSDRSSNLRHERTHTNEKPFQCNECGKSFSLATTLKKHQKVHTGERSYRCEPCAKSFKLPHQLKAHKNTTLHKAVEQLGLLSN; encoded by the exons atggaaataaatataACGTGGAATATATGTCGCGTATGTTTGGTGGAAGAACCGAAAAAACAAGGTCTAGCGACAGATGAGGGATCTATAATGCGTCATCTGTTCAATGAGGATAAAATGTTGGCTAAACAAATCTATGAATGTTCCGGCATTATG ATGAAACCCAATGATAGTTTACCcgagaaaatatgtaaaaaatgcttTGCAATGGTTAAACAAGCAATGAATTTTCGGAAAAACTGTCGATCCTCTGATGCGTTTTTACAATCTGTTTTGCAACGCACCAAATCGACTAGTATATTGTTTAAACCGGAAAGGCCTCAATTAGAAGACTTTGAAGAGGATGTAGAGGAAACCATAGAGGAAGATAAAAATGAAAGCATTAACACTGTAGAAGCTTCTACCACCGTTAAAAAAGCAGAACAAAAACGTTCGACCACACCTTTAGAACATACGcctaaaaaattaagaaaggaTTCCCTCACCAATGAAATAAATAGTAATACCGATGATCTAATAGCTCATGAAATTGAAGAAGAGGAAATGACGGAGCAGGACTTACATAATATAGTAGAAATGGAAGAAATATTACAACCAAATGTAATTGAAGAAAATCACAAGCATAAAGTAGGGGAAAAAGGGGACAatacaaatattgataaacaaacAGTAAATAAGCTTAAAGTTAAAGGATCAAAAGATGATTCTTCCCAAAAGCAACTACAAGATTTTCAAATTGATGAAGTTAATGCCGAAAAGGAATTAAATCAAATGGAAGAGGAAAACTCAGCAGAAATCAACAATCAAGAATTTTTCTTACTTAAACACATTAAAGATGAAAACGAAACTAATCTCCACGATgctaataatgatgatgatgtggAAGAAGAAGAGCAGCAGGAAGAACATATAGAAACCGATGAACAAGAAGATCAAGAAAATGTACAATTTCTACCCCTAGAAGATGAACCAGAAGAAGTTGAAGAACAACTTATGTTAAATTCTGATTCCGATATGGAAGATAATCAAGCACAAGTAAGTTCAACTGTTATCACCAAACAAGAGGAGGAAGAAGAAGAGGCAGAAGCTGGTTTTATCGAATTAGAACAAGAAACCAATTCAAATTTATCCAATGCCAGTCATAATTTATCCACTGAATATATAGTAGATGAATATTTAATTGATGATTCCAATAATAGTAATATATCATCACAAAATTCGGGTGTGGTAGTGGTTAAttcaaaaatatctaaatttgtAACAACCACAAGTAAAAAACGACAAACCGATCCTGATAAGACAAATCATAAAGATGTCACACAACAACAGCCGCAAGTATTTGTTTGTGATTTATGTGGCAATACTTTTACCAGTCGTCAGCTAATAAATGCACACATGAAAGTACATCGTCAGGAAAAGAATCATCAATGCGA attgtgttttaaacgttttattacTGCCTGCAATTTGCAGGCTCACATGCGCATTCATACGGGAGAAAAACCATTTGAATGTCAATATTGTGGTCGACGTTTTAGTGATCGCAGTTCTAATCTAAGACATGAAAg AACCCATACAAATGAAAAACCTTTTCAATGTAATGAATGCGGCAAATCATTTTCTTTAGCCACTACTTTAAAAAAGCATCAAAAAGTTCATACGGGAGAACGTTCCTATAG atGTGAACCTTGtgcaaaatcttttaaactacCACATCAATTAAAGGCccataaaaatactactttacACAAAGCTGTAGAGCAATTAGGTCTATTATCTAATTAA
- the LOC111676524 gene encoding zinc finger protein 420-like, with product MSTKSTDKCRLCLVETEIAKTYELFKNNGGISFKTEADQNDEFSNLKLYEKVEYCCGVRLHNKKHMPTRICGKCFNTVHMWFNFRQMCYNSQVFLTTQSQDVVDIDQELEDLKTIRTKLNQKPQDVIEYLDAADNSEVGAIIYEEIDNDGDDEGNYLDSHFELDDDDLIDDEENVKNVVVKTEPSKKYEIDVANLKLENMPDNGDLLEALTADDYNEALAYLNAEDDEELEEFIDHCATKNMTIRQLNAKALTKCKPKINKPKPKTNVKEEKTQKTIKLPKPSTFMCNICGNVYSKKPLFQHHMRMHSDVKPYQCELCDKSYRIMSDLRNHMYRHTGEKPFKCKYCDRHFMDRSSRHRHERIHTNSRPYKCNICTKSFSYSAILKNHLKLHSGEKDYICSICNKSFTLAHQLKAHMLTISHKQKEAAFEASGYKILYETAVDI from the exons atgtctACAAAATCTACCGACAAATGTCGCCTTTGTTTGGTGGAAACAGAAATCGCCAAAACTTATGAATTGTTTAAGAACAATGGTggcatttcatttaaaacagaAGCGGATCAAAATGATGAATTTAGCAATTTGAAACTGTACGAGAAAGTGGAATATTGCTGCGGTGTAAGG CTACACAATAAAAAACACATGCCTACACGCATTTGTGGCAAATGCTTTAACACGGTACACATGTGGTTCAATTTTCGTCAAATGTGCTACAACTCGCAAGTGTTCTTGACCACACAAAGCCAGGATGTGGTAGATATAGATCAGGAGTTGGAAGATTTGAAAACCATACgtacaaaattaaatcaaaaacctCAAGATGTTATAGAGTATCTAGATGCCGCAGACAATAGTGAAGTGGGTGCTATCATCTATGAAGAGATTGATAATGATGGCGATGATGAGGGTAATTATTTAGATAGTCACTTTGAGTTGGACGATGATGACCTGATCGATGATgaggaaaatgttaaaaatgtggtaGTAAAAACTGAACCTTCAAAGAAATATGAAATCGATGTGgcaaatttaaaattggaaaatatgCCAGATAATGGTGATCTATTAGAGGCTTTGACAGCGGATGATTATAATGAAGCTTTGGCTTATCTTAATGCCGAGGACGATGAAGAGCTGGAAGAGTTTATTGATCATTGTGCCACTAAGAATATGACGATTAGACAATTGAATGCAAAAGCTCTGACGAAGTGTAAACCGAAAATCAATAAACCAAAACCAAAAACTAACGTTAAAGAGGAGAAAACACAAAAGACTATAAAATTGCCGAAACCCTCGACATTTATGTGTAATATTTGTGGTAATGTTTATAGTAAGAAACCACTGTTTCAGCATCATATGCGTATGCATTCCGACGTTAAGCCTTATCAATGCGA acTTTGCGATAAATCATATCGTATTATGAGTGACTTGAGAAATCATATGTATCGTCATACGGGCGAAAAACCTTTCAAATGTAAATATTGTGATCGTCATTTTATGGATCGTAGTTCCCGCCACAGACATGAaag aattcacACCAACTCCAGGCCATATAAATGTAACATATGTACAAAGAGTTTCTCTTATTCGGCAATATTAAAGAATCATTTGAAATTGCATTCAGGTGAAAAGGATTATAT CTGTTCCATTTGCAATAAATCCTTTACTTTGGCTCATCAACTGAAAGCTCATATGCTAACCATATCTCACAAACAAAAAGAGGCTGCATTTGAGGCATCTGGCTATAAGATACTCTATGAGACAGCAGTTGATATTTAA
- the LOC111676546 gene encoding J domain-containing protein CG6693, with product MSTLELCEKYFDTRDVYKLFDVEKTAAEKDIKKAYYKLSLLVHPDRVPEAQKESATEKFKLLSKLYQILTDQQKRALYDEQGIIDDDDDNLEGKLSNWLELWRKLFKPLTEEDINNYEKSYVGSELEKADIKKAYLQGKGCINYMLNSVPFMKVEDEPRIQELVKELIAAGEVPEYKIFTEEPEQKRKKRHKKYARESKEAEQIKAKIEAKNKKRADAAGAAGGSLEQAIMARQKSRESGFNSLMDRLAAKYADLDDEDDVVDFNAKVNKNKKKSQRKGSKETDSPLHAVKKGKVKKR from the coding sequence atgtCTACTTTGGAATTGTGTGAAAAATACTTCGACACACGCGATGTCTACAAATTATTTGATGTTGAGAAAACGGCTGCCGAAAAAGACATTAAAAAAGCATATTACAAATTATCATTGTTAGTACATCCCGATCGTGTACCAGAGGCACAAAAGGAATCAGCCACTGAAAAATTTAAGTTGCTATCGAAATTGTATCAAATCTTGACCGATCAACAGAAACGAGCGCTCTACGATGAACAGGGTATtattgatgatgacgatgataatTTGGAGGGCAAACTATCGAATTGGTTGGAATTGTGGAGAAAACTCTTCAAACCTTTAACCGAAGAAGATATAAACAATTATGAGAAATCCTATGTCGGTTCGGAACTAGAAAAGGCCGACATTAAGAAGGCCTATTTACAGGGTAAAGGCTGCATTAATTATATGCTTAATTCGGTACCTTTTATGAAGGTGGAAGATGAACCGCGCATACAGGAGTTGGTAAAAGAATTGATAGCTGCCGGTGAGGTGCCGGAATACAAAATCTTTACCGAGGAGCCCGAACAAAAACGTAAGAAGCGTCACAAGAAATATGCACGTGAATCTAAAGAAGCTGagcaaattaaagcaaaaattgaGGCTAAAAATAAAAAGCGAGCAGATGCTGCTGGTGCAGCAGGCGGTAGTCTAGAGCAGGCTATAATGGCTAGACAGAAATCACGTGAAAGTGGTTTTAATTCTTTAATGGATAGATTGGCTGCCAAATATGCTGATCTAGATGATGAGGATGATGTTGTGGACTTTAACGCTAAagtcaataaaaacaaaaagaaatctcAGCGAAAGGGCAGCAAGGAAACCGATAGCCCATTGCATGCCGTTAAGAAGGGAAAAGTTAAGAAGCGTTAA
- the LOC111676538 gene encoding protein farnesyltransferase subunit beta: MEESLEFRDFNFIKNFKFDDEKVSTVTSREQQKTENSIEKYYDRFQQIGMLDKHITRYYREEHQRFLESMLHRLPGNYECLDSSRPWCIYWILQAGHVLNFTFSPETLEQVVQFLVKCRHPQGGFAGGPGQYPHLAPTYAAVNSLAMIGTPSAFRAIDRDSLERFLFAVREPDGSFRLHVDGECDVRGAYCAVSVAKLTNMPQSTLSKLFDKTGDWIASCQTYEGGFGGAPDLEAHGGYTFCGIAALALLNEGHKCDQEQLLKWTLQRQMAYEGGFQGRTNKLVDGCYSFWVGATIPITQAIMANDGKPISKSLFDVGALQEYILLCCQKPNGGLIDKPGKPQDLYHTCYTLSGVAIAQHSESALNPAILGDPINELMPTHPLFNVSPLAVAQSTHFYEQLNKLRSCTQFDNSLDDEEDISEDPVEENPSSVSSTTSN; the protein is encoded by the exons ATGGAAGAATCTTTGGAATTTcgtgattttaattttataaaaaattttaaatttgacgaTGAAAAAGTATCTACAGTGACTTCAAGGGAacag CAAAAAACGGAAAATTCCATAGAGAAATATTATGATAGATTTCAACAGATAGGTATGCTGGATAAACATATAACACGCTATTACAGGGAAGAACATCAAAGATTTTTGGAAAGTATGTTACATCGTTTACCGGGCAACTATGAATGCTTGGATAGCAGTCGACCCTGGTGTATATATTGGATTTTACAAGCAGGAcatgtattaaattttacattttcaccAGAAACCCTAGAACAAGTAGTACAATTTTTAGTCAA ATGTCGTCATCCTCAGGGAGGTTTTGCGGGAGGTCCGGGTCAATATCCTCACTTGGCTCCTACTTATGCCGCTGTAAATAGTTTAGCCATGATAGGCACACCCAGTGCATTTCGTGCCATTGATAGAGATTCATTGGAACGTTTTCTTTTTGCTGTGCGAGAACCAGACGGTTCTTTTCGATTACATGTAGATGGTGAATGTGATGTACGAGGAGCTTACTGTGCTGTGTCTGTGGCTAAACTTACAAATATGCCGCAGAGTACGTTGAGTAAACTGTTTGATAAGACTGGTGATTGGATTGCCAGCTGCCAAACCTATGAGGGTGGTTTTGGTGGTGCTCCCGATCTGGAGGCTCATGGTGGTTATACATTCTGTGGCATAGCTGCTTTGGCTTTACTTAACGAAGGTCATAAATGTGATCAAGAACAGTTATTG AAATGGACTCTACAACGTCAAATGGCCTATGAAGGAGGTTTTCAGGGTCGTACCAATAAACTAGTGGATGGTTGCTATTCCTTTTGGGTGGGTGCCACTATACCCATAACACAAGCTATTATGGCCAATGATGGCAAACCTATTTCGAAATCCCTATTCGATGTTGGGGCACTGCAGGAATACATCTTGTTATGCTGCCAAAAACCCAATGGTGGACTCATTGACAAGCCCGGCAA ACCCCAAGATCTGTATCACACTTGCTATACTTTAAGCGGTGTAGCCATAGCTCAACATTCAGAATCAGCTCTAAATCCTGCCATATTGGGTGATCCCATTAATGAACTTATGCCCACCCATCCGCTATTCAATGTTTCTCCCTTGGCGGTTGCTCAAAGTACACATTTTTATgaacaactaaataaattacGTTCCTGTACACAATTTGATAATTCTCTCGACGATGAGGAGGATATTAGTGAAGATCCGGTAGAAGAAAATCCTTCTTCAGTTAGTTCTACTacttcaaattaa